In Mycobacterium sp. Aquia_216, a genomic segment contains:
- a CDS encoding YncE family protein, translating to MLSRLRHEKRSVQRHFFCVVTLLSLIAGCSSNPLASAPPTIEAARPAESPPVSQNPAGTVRPLAGHAAATVFDDDTHQLVVLTPGADPGAPASVTVVGQGQVAPRVIALPGPATAVTGDGHGTAYLAVHGGYVVLDLSSGHTTQMSAADSASVDFTAIARRADGKLVLGSADGAVYTLAPQPGSGTAAVENRKRTFARVDWLVTQGNTTVVLDRGQTSVTTIGADGRVAQSLRAGAGATTMAADPVGRVLVADTRGDELLVYGVDPLILRQAYPVRQAPYGLAGSRDLAWVSQTASNMVIGYDLSTGIPVEKVRYPTVQQPNSLAFDEASDTLYVVSGSGAGVQVIEHAAGMR from the coding sequence TTGCTATCACGACTTAGACACGAGAAAAGGTCAGTTCAAAGGCATTTTTTTTGCGTGGTCACTTTGCTGTCGCTGATCGCTGGTTGTTCATCGAATCCGCTCGCTAGCGCCCCGCCCACCATCGAAGCGGCCCGTCCGGCCGAGTCGCCACCGGTGTCGCAGAATCCGGCCGGCACGGTGCGGCCGCTGGCTGGGCACGCGGCGGCGACGGTCTTCGACGACGACACTCACCAGCTGGTGGTGTTGACCCCGGGCGCCGATCCGGGAGCCCCGGCCAGCGTCACGGTGGTCGGTCAAGGGCAGGTCGCGCCGCGGGTCATCGCGCTGCCGGGCCCGGCTACCGCGGTGACCGGCGACGGCCACGGCACGGCTTACCTGGCCGTTCACGGCGGCTATGTCGTGCTGGATCTGTCCAGCGGGCACACCACGCAGATGAGCGCCGCCGACTCAGCGAGCGTGGACTTCACCGCGATCGCGCGTCGCGCCGACGGCAAGCTGGTGCTGGGCAGCGCCGACGGCGCCGTGTACACGCTCGCTCCGCAGCCCGGCTCGGGCACCGCCGCGGTCGAGAACCGCAAGAGAACCTTTGCCAGAGTTGATTGGCTTGTCACGCAAGGAAATACGACCGTGGTTCTGGATCGCGGTCAGACCTCGGTGACGACGATCGGCGCCGACGGCCGCGTCGCGCAGTCGCTGCGGGCGGGCGCGGGCGCAACCACGATGGCCGCCGATCCGGTGGGCCGGGTCCTGGTGGCCGACACCCGCGGTGACGAACTGCTGGTCTACGGCGTCGACCCGCTGATCCTGCGGCAGGCTTACCCGGTGCGGCAGGCACCGTACGGATTGGCCGGCTCGCGCGATTTGGCCTGGGTGTCTCAAACCGCATCGAATATGGTTATTGGTTACGATTTGTCCACCGGAATTCCCGTCGAAAAGGTGCGTTACCCAACTGTGCAGCAACCCAACTCGTTGGCCTTTGACGAGGCTTCGGATACCTTGTACGTGGTGTCGGGTTCCGGTGCGGGGGTCCAGGTCATCGAGCACGCGGCGGGAATGCGTTGA
- a CDS encoding DUF5703 family protein, with the protein MTAPRGARLPAGWVTEMSDDYEWVPLRLPPEVTRLSASTRLSIEAEYRGWELTRVRLYNDGSRRVLLRRKKTRLNDRRPDQPEL; encoded by the coding sequence TTGACAGCGCCGCGAGGAGCCCGGCTGCCGGCGGGCTGGGTCACGGAGATGTCCGACGACTACGAGTGGGTGCCGTTGCGCCTGCCGCCCGAGGTGACCAGGCTCAGCGCCTCCACCCGGCTGTCCATCGAGGCCGAATATCGTGGCTGGGAGCTGACGCGAGTGCGCCTCTATAACGACGGCAGCAGACGGGTATTGTTGCGCCGCAAGAAGACTCGTCTCAACGACCGACGGCCCGATCAGCCGGAACTGTGA
- a CDS encoding quinone-dependent dihydroorotate dehydrogenase, which produces MYALLRRLFFLVPPERIHTLVFAALRGATAAGMLRRLLHRLLGPTDPVLASTAFGVRFPAPLGLAAGFDKDGIGLLTWGALGFGYAEVGTVTAHPQPGNPAPRLFRLPDDRALLNRMGFNNHGAGALAVRLARHRPDLPIGVNIGKTKVTPADEAVEDYRASARLVGPLASYLVVNVSSPNTPGLRDLQAVESLRPILSAVLAETSVPVLVKIAPDLSDSDVDDIADLAVELRLAGIVATNTTVSRDGLRTPGVDELGPGGISGPPVARRAAEVLSRLYHRVGDRLVLISVGGIETADDAWERITAGASLLQGYTGFVYGGGLWAKHVHDGIAKRLHDGGFTSLSEAVGSAAGRERPPA; this is translated from the coding sequence ATGTACGCCCTGCTGCGCCGGCTGTTTTTCCTGGTCCCGCCCGAACGCATTCACACGCTGGTTTTCGCCGCCCTGCGCGGCGCGACGGCGGCCGGGATGTTGCGGCGGCTGCTGCACCGGCTACTGGGCCCGACCGATCCGGTGTTGGCCAGCACGGCGTTCGGCGTGCGCTTCCCCGCCCCGCTGGGGCTGGCCGCCGGCTTCGACAAGGACGGGATTGGCCTGCTCACCTGGGGCGCCTTGGGGTTCGGCTATGCCGAAGTCGGGACCGTCACCGCGCACCCGCAGCCCGGCAATCCGGCTCCGCGCTTGTTCCGGCTGCCCGACGACCGCGCGTTGCTCAATCGGATGGGGTTCAACAATCACGGAGCGGGGGCGCTGGCCGTCCGTCTCGCCCGCCACCGGCCGGACCTGCCGATCGGGGTGAACATCGGCAAGACCAAGGTGACGCCGGCCGACGAGGCTGTCGAGGACTACCGCGCGAGCGCCCGGCTGGTCGGCCCGCTGGCGTCCTACCTGGTGGTCAATGTCAGCTCGCCGAACACACCGGGGCTGCGCGACCTGCAGGCGGTTGAGTCGCTGCGGCCCATCCTGTCGGCCGTGCTCGCCGAGACGTCGGTGCCCGTGCTGGTGAAGATCGCGCCGGACCTCTCCGATTCCGACGTCGACGACATTGCGGACCTCGCCGTCGAGTTGAGACTGGCCGGCATCGTCGCGACCAACACCACGGTGTCGCGCGACGGGCTGCGCACACCGGGGGTCGACGAGCTCGGCCCCGGCGGCATCTCCGGGCCGCCGGTGGCGCGCCGCGCGGCCGAGGTGCTGAGCCGGCTGTATCACCGGGTCGGCGATCGCCTGGTGCTGATCAGCGTCGGGGGCATCGAAACCGCGGACGACGCGTGGGAGCGGATCACCGCGGGCGCGTCACTGCTGCAGGGCTATACCGGCTTCGTCTACGGGGGCGGCTTGTGGGCCAAGCACGTTCACGACGGCATCGCGAAGCGGCTGCACGACGGCGGCTTCACCTCGCTGAGTGAGGCGGTCGGGTCGGCGGCCGGACGGGAGCGGCCACCGGCCTAG